Proteins found in one Leptospira neocaledonica genomic segment:
- the gyrA gene encoding DNA gyrase subunit A, translating into MSEELENETKTLGFSLSSRPDIGDALKNGVRVIPVEIEDQMKEAYLGYAMSVIVGRALPDVRDGLKPVHRRILHAMNERAWRSDRPYVKCAKIVGEVLGNYHPHGDSSVYDALVRMVQDFSLRVPLIDGQGNYGSIDGDNPAAYRYTEARLAKVAEELLRDIEKETVNFSPNFDDTKQQPDVLPANFPNLLVNGSSGIAVGMATNIPPHNLRETIEAVITVIKNPDISISELLKIMPGPDFPTGGTIIGGEGLLSAYHSGKGSIRIRSKVEIEENKKGREVIVVTEIPYQVNKKTLLERIGELVNEKQVEGISEILDLSDRKGIRVEIHIKKDANAQVILNQLLKLTQLQVSYGITMLAILDNKPKIFNIKEILVAYSIHRKEVIVRRTQFDLDKAEKRAHILEGLKIALENIEEVIKVIRASKNAAEAKEQLMARFVLSDVQADAILEMRLQRLTSLEVQKVIDELAEVRALIVDLKDILAKPERVADIVCTELAEVSEKFGNKRKTDISLESVESSTFNAEDLIADEEVVLQITYDQFVKRLPLDTFKRQRRGGKGIQGLSQKREDVIKIMKTAMTHDNVMFFSNTGKVYMMKAYELPQASKEARGKSLKAIIGLGENETISAIFTFKEEDKGKDLLLVTKNGFIKRVELSEFGNVKKSGIIAIGLRDGDQLIEVISVIKGDNVMIFSANGLALRIEMDTIRAQGRTAQGVTGMRLSKEDAIVGLSKVVEGDDLFVISENGYGKRLGFEEFGTKGRGGKGMAFLKVGEKNGAAVAVSSVGEEDEIILVTQQGMVIRTEANQISKMGRTAVGVRVVDIKDNDRVQDCTVIRENKEK; encoded by the coding sequence ATGAGCGAAGAGCTAGAGAACGAAACAAAAACTTTAGGATTCAGTCTTTCTTCCCGTCCTGATATTGGTGATGCATTGAAGAATGGCGTCAGGGTAATTCCTGTCGAAATCGAAGACCAAATGAAGGAAGCCTATCTTGGTTATGCGATGAGCGTAATTGTAGGTAGGGCTTTACCTGACGTCAGAGACGGTTTAAAACCGGTTCACAGACGTATTCTACATGCAATGAACGAAAGGGCTTGGAGAAGCGACCGCCCTTATGTTAAATGTGCAAAAATTGTCGGGGAAGTATTAGGTAATTATCACCCACACGGAGATAGCTCCGTATACGATGCATTAGTGCGTATGGTCCAAGATTTTTCCCTTAGAGTTCCTCTCATTGATGGGCAAGGAAACTACGGATCTATAGATGGTGACAATCCTGCAGCATACCGATACACGGAAGCAAGACTTGCAAAAGTTGCAGAAGAACTTTTAAGGGACATCGAAAAGGAAACGGTAAACTTTTCTCCTAACTTCGATGATACAAAACAGCAACCCGATGTACTTCCCGCAAATTTTCCTAATCTACTCGTAAACGGTTCTTCTGGAATCGCGGTAGGAATGGCTACGAACATTCCTCCTCATAACTTGAGAGAAACGATTGAAGCCGTTATCACTGTAATTAAAAATCCTGATATAAGTATATCAGAACTTCTTAAAATAATGCCAGGTCCGGATTTCCCTACTGGCGGTACGATCATCGGTGGAGAAGGTTTATTATCTGCCTACCATTCCGGTAAAGGTTCCATTCGGATTCGATCCAAAGTAGAAATCGAAGAGAACAAAAAAGGCAGAGAAGTAATCGTAGTTACTGAGATTCCTTACCAAGTAAATAAAAAGACCCTTCTAGAAAGAATCGGTGAGCTTGTTAATGAAAAACAAGTCGAAGGAATTTCCGAAATCTTAGATCTATCTGATAGAAAAGGTATCAGGGTAGAGATCCATATTAAGAAAGATGCAAATGCTCAGGTAATCCTAAATCAACTTCTGAAACTTACTCAACTTCAAGTAAGTTACGGGATTACAATGCTTGCGATCTTGGATAATAAACCGAAGATCTTTAACATAAAAGAGATCCTGGTTGCTTATTCTATTCATAGAAAAGAAGTAATCGTTCGTAGAACACAATTCGATCTGGATAAGGCTGAAAAGCGTGCTCATATTTTAGAGGGATTGAAGATTGCTCTCGAAAATATCGAAGAAGTGATCAAAGTAATTCGTGCATCTAAAAATGCAGCCGAAGCAAAAGAACAATTGATGGCTCGATTCGTTCTTTCAGATGTCCAAGCTGACGCGATCCTGGAGATGAGACTACAAAGATTAACTTCTTTGGAAGTCCAAAAGGTAATCGATGAATTGGCAGAAGTTCGAGCTTTGATCGTAGATCTGAAAGACATTCTCGCGAAACCGGAAAGGGTTGCGGACATTGTTTGCACAGAGTTAGCCGAAGTTTCCGAAAAATTCGGGAACAAAAGAAAGACAGATATAAGTTTGGAAAGTGTTGAGTCTTCTACCTTTAACGCAGAAGATCTGATTGCAGACGAAGAAGTTGTATTACAAATTACTTATGATCAATTCGTAAAAAGACTTCCTCTGGACACTTTTAAAAGACAGAGACGTGGTGGAAAAGGAATCCAAGGGCTTTCTCAAAAAAGAGAAGACGTGATCAAGATCATGAAAACTGCCATGACCCACGATAATGTAATGTTCTTCTCAAATACCGGTAAAGTTTATATGATGAAGGCCTATGAACTCCCTCAAGCTTCCAAAGAAGCCAGAGGAAAATCCTTAAAAGCGATTATAGGTCTTGGTGAAAATGAAACTATTTCCGCCATCTTCACATTTAAGGAAGAAGATAAAGGAAAAGACCTATTGCTCGTAACTAAAAACGGATTTATCAAACGAGTTGAATTATCCGAATTCGGTAACGTCAAAAAATCAGGCATCATCGCGATCGGCTTAAGAGATGGAGACCAACTCATAGAAGTGATTTCCGTTATTAAAGGCGATAACGTAATGATCTTCTCCGCTAACGGACTTGCACTTAGAATTGAAATGGATACAATCCGAGCCCAAGGGAGAACCGCACAAGGTGTAACTGGGATGAGACTTTCCAAAGAAGATGCGATCGTAGGACTTTCTAAAGTGGTAGAAGGCGATGATCTATTCGTGATATCTGAAAACGGTTACGGAAAACGTTTAGGCTTCGAAGAGTTCGGAACAAAAGGAAGAGGAGGCAAAGGAATGGCCTTCTTGAAAGTGGGAGAGAAAAACGGTGCAGCTGTAGCGGTAAGTTCCGTTGGAGAGGAAGATGAGATCATCTTAGTCACTCAGCAAGGAATGGTTATCCGAACCGAAGCAAACCAAATCTCCAAAATGGGAAGAACTGCAGTAGGAGTCAGAGTCGTTGACATCAAAGACAATGATAGAGTCCAAGATTGTACCGTGATTCGAGAAAATAAAGAAAAATGA
- the dusB gene encoding tRNA dihydrouridine synthase DusB produces the protein MIRIGSVEIPGWLAMSPMAGISDSPTRTMARRYGSAFSYTEFVSTDSLAVGSKKALSLLRFREEERPITFQIFGNKLEIIVEAAKRIRELNPDIIDLNMGCPARNVSMRGSGVGLLRKPVYAGKIIEEMRRALDIPVTAKIRLGWDDSSRNYMEVSRILEESGVMAISVHGRTREMGYSGKADWDAIADIKSERKVPIFGNGDVSSYEEAVRRKEESKVDGVLIGRNSIGNPWIFSNIKKEDLSFEEIVSTTLNHLQLMRETFGDKYGLILLRKHLVRYIQSRKETESMRIELLKMEDPEKLISTLREAQNSLSVSV, from the coding sequence ATGATCCGCATCGGTTCTGTCGAAATTCCCGGTTGGTTGGCCATGTCGCCGATGGCCGGGATCAGTGATAGCCCGACTAGAACCATGGCTCGCAGATACGGATCTGCATTCTCTTACACCGAATTTGTTTCTACCGATAGCCTCGCAGTCGGATCTAAAAAAGCATTATCTCTATTACGTTTTCGTGAAGAAGAAAGACCAATCACCTTTCAGATCTTCGGTAATAAACTGGAGATCATAGTAGAAGCGGCAAAAAGAATTCGTGAATTAAATCCTGATATCATTGATCTGAATATGGGCTGCCCTGCCCGGAATGTTTCCATGAGAGGGTCTGGAGTTGGCCTCCTACGCAAACCTGTATATGCAGGAAAAATAATAGAGGAAATGAGGAGAGCACTGGATATTCCGGTGACCGCAAAGATTCGCTTAGGTTGGGATGATTCATCCAGGAATTATATGGAAGTATCCAGGATTTTAGAAGAATCCGGTGTGATGGCAATCTCCGTGCACGGTCGAACTCGAGAGATGGGATATTCAGGCAAAGCAGATTGGGATGCGATCGCAGATATCAAATCCGAAAGAAAAGTCCCTATTTTCGGAAACGGAGATGTAAGCAGTTACGAAGAAGCTGTCCGCAGAAAAGAAGAATCTAAGGTGGACGGAGTCCTTATTGGTAGGAATTCAATCGGAAATCCATGGATATTTTCTAATATCAAAAAAGAAGATCTAAGTTTCGAAGAAATCGTATCAACTACTCTGAATCACTTGCAACTGATGAGAGAAACATTTGGAGACAAGTACGGACTGATCCTCCTCAGAAAACATTTGGTGCGTTATATACAATCCAGAAAAGAAACGGAATCGATGAGAATCGAACTTCTCAAAATGGAAGACCCTGAAAAATTAATCTCCACACTACGTGAGGCTCAAAACAGTTTGAGCGTAAGTGTTTAA
- a CDS encoding DciA family protein, whose product MKEEPKIQKIDPQEFKNILQDLGLTEDSLAEKIAVQTLAKRWVDIIGPVYANHSEPFSLKGDVLVIITVHSAYKQEILFMRKRILSYSARYLGRDVVKKIEIRIGNLTPKRQKSPSYTADKTGLEGKQELVSLAEKETDPIAKKRLLELIEFL is encoded by the coding sequence ATGAAAGAAGAACCTAAAATACAAAAAATTGATCCTCAAGAGTTCAAAAATATTCTTCAGGATTTAGGCTTAACAGAAGATAGTTTAGCCGAGAAGATTGCGGTTCAAACTTTGGCAAAACGTTGGGTCGACATAATAGGACCGGTGTATGCAAATCATTCGGAACCATTTTCATTAAAGGGCGATGTGTTGGTGATCATAACAGTTCACTCTGCATACAAACAGGAAATCCTTTTTATGAGAAAAAGGATTTTAAGTTATTCTGCTCGCTACTTAGGAAGAGATGTAGTAAAAAAAATTGAAATTAGGATTGGTAATCTCACTCCTAAAAGACAAAAATCCCCCTCATATACCGCGGATAAAACCGGATTGGAGGGCAAACAAGAGCTAGTTTCTTTAGCTGAAAAAGAAACAGATCCTATCGCAAAAAAAAGACTTTTAGAGCTGATTGAATTCCTCTGA
- the recF gene encoding DNA replication/repair protein RecF (All proteins in this family for which functions are known are DNA-binding proteins that assist the filamentation of RecA onto DNA for the initiation of recombination or recombinational repair.) — protein MFLRSLRLLNFRNHEQISLEFNSRLIFFVGENGEGKTNLLEAISMISWLKSFRESEEGNLIRWNSDGYYIKGEADRDHKREIYELGFSKKPVSRRKLKFNQEEVKKRSDLVGKFLSVLMTPLDLIIVEGGPSERRRFLDSLLSSLDPSYLNDLIEYNRILKQRNALLKSGSSDPALYEIWNQRLIEKGIGIFNKRKEFILEFDPIYRDNLKKLSGGRDNLTLEYKPSFSDLEDFKETLQRNINRDRKLGYTSVGIHRDDLYIGEDNRDIMDFASQGQKRSTVISLKAAAFEYYRRKLGRTPILLIDDVIRELDVKRREYFVDLVLNSGQAFFTTTDLEGISDYVGRLEDEKQIFLVKNGLVTPYQ, from the coding sequence GTGTTTTTACGAAGCCTAAGGCTTCTCAATTTCAGAAATCACGAGCAGATAAGCCTGGAGTTCAATTCCAGGCTTATTTTCTTTGTGGGAGAGAACGGAGAAGGAAAAACAAACTTACTCGAAGCGATCTCCATGATATCTTGGCTGAAAAGTTTTAGAGAATCTGAAGAAGGAAATTTAATTCGTTGGAACTCTGACGGATATTATATCAAAGGTGAAGCAGATCGAGATCATAAAAGAGAAATTTATGAATTAGGTTTTTCTAAAAAACCTGTTAGTCGTCGCAAACTTAAATTTAATCAAGAAGAAGTCAAAAAAAGATCCGACTTAGTTGGTAAATTCCTGAGTGTTTTAATGACTCCCTTGGACTTGATCATCGTTGAAGGTGGACCATCCGAAAGAAGAAGGTTTTTGGACAGTCTACTTTCTTCTTTAGATCCTTCTTACTTAAATGATCTGATAGAATATAATCGTATCTTAAAACAGAGAAATGCACTTTTAAAAAGTGGATCTTCTGACCCTGCCCTTTATGAGATTTGGAACCAAAGGCTCATCGAAAAAGGGATCGGTATTTTTAATAAAAGGAAAGAATTCATTTTAGAGTTTGATCCTATTTATAGAGACAATCTGAAAAAGCTCAGCGGTGGAAGAGATAATCTAACTTTGGAATACAAACCCAGCTTTTCTGATCTGGAAGATTTTAAAGAAACCCTACAAAGGAATATCAACAGAGATAGGAAATTAGGTTATACTTCCGTCGGAATTCATAGGGATGACCTGTATATAGGAGAAGATAATCGTGATATCATGGATTTTGCTTCTCAAGGCCAGAAGAGAAGTACAGTAATTTCTCTGAAAGCGGCTGCGTTCGAGTATTATCGTAGGAAATTGGGAAGAACTCCAATTCTTCTGATCGATGATGTGATTCGAGAATTGGATGTAAAAAGAAGAGAATATTTCGTAGATTTAGTTTTGAATTCAGGGCAGGCATTTTTTACCACGACTGACCTAGAAGGTATCTCCGACTATGTGGGAAGATTGGAAGATGAAAAACAGATCTTCCTAGTGAAAAACGGACTAGTCACTCCTTACCAATGA
- the gyrB gene encoding DNA topoisomerase (ATP-hydrolyzing) subunit B, which produces MSQPESSYSAGQIKILEGLEAVRKRPGMYIGTQDETGLHKMVYEVVDNSVDEAMAGHCTEITISILPENMIEVKDNGRGIPVAIHPEKNISTIEVVMTILHAGGKFENDAYKVSGGLHGVGVSVVNALSESLEVEVYQNGKIHQQKYSRGIPQGPVNIIGDTTERGTVVRFKPDASIFTTTEFHFDVLTSRFRELAFLNKGLKLIVQDKRKPDSEKHEFIFDGGIVSFVEYLNENKHPLHKTIHFERNKDDVVAEIAIQYSDTYSENIFCFTNNINNNLGGTHLEGFRAALTRTLNDFLKKDQQLVKKQPTALSGEDLKEGITAVISVKIPQPQFNSQTKEKLVNAEIKGIMQTLTGEGLSLFFEENPAITKKILEKCILSAKAREAARKARDLTRRKSVLEGGGLPGKLADCSEKDPAASELYIVEGDSAGGSAKQGRDRHYQAILPLKGKILNVEKARLDKILGNEEIRTLVSALGTGIGEDEFNVDKARYHKIFIMTDADIDGSHIRTLLLTFFFRYMKPIIEKGFLYVAQPPLYLIKHGKTSVYLFSDKEKDEYLKSLGTEKAVIQRYKGLGEMNPEQLWETTMDPEKRVVLKVKLDDYVEAEDTFNILMGDEVNPRRRFIEVNAAKVANLDL; this is translated from the coding sequence ATGAGCCAACCAGAAAGCAGTTATAGCGCAGGCCAGATCAAAATCCTAGAAGGATTAGAGGCCGTACGCAAACGCCCCGGGATGTATATCGGGACCCAAGATGAGACCGGTCTTCATAAGATGGTCTATGAGGTCGTTGATAACTCTGTAGACGAAGCCATGGCAGGCCATTGTACAGAAATTACTATCTCCATTCTTCCTGAAAACATGATAGAAGTAAAAGACAATGGGCGTGGAATTCCTGTAGCCATTCACCCTGAAAAAAATATCTCCACTATCGAAGTCGTTATGACCATTTTGCACGCCGGTGGTAAATTCGAGAACGACGCTTACAAGGTTTCCGGTGGACTTCATGGAGTTGGGGTATCAGTCGTTAATGCACTTTCAGAATCATTGGAAGTGGAAGTTTACCAAAATGGAAAGATTCATCAGCAAAAATATTCAAGAGGCATTCCTCAAGGTCCTGTGAATATAATCGGAGATACTACCGAAAGAGGTACTGTTGTTCGATTCAAACCAGATGCGAGCATCTTCACTACTACTGAATTCCATTTTGATGTGTTAACTTCTCGTTTTAGAGAGCTGGCATTTTTGAATAAGGGTCTAAAACTAATTGTCCAGGACAAAAGAAAACCTGACTCTGAAAAGCATGAATTCATATTTGATGGAGGGATTGTTTCTTTCGTTGAATATTTGAATGAGAACAAACATCCTCTTCACAAAACAATTCACTTCGAAAGAAATAAAGATGATGTGGTCGCAGAAATCGCGATCCAATACTCTGATACATATTCTGAAAATATTTTTTGTTTCACCAATAATATAAACAATAACTTAGGTGGAACTCACTTAGAAGGTTTTCGTGCTGCGTTAACTAGAACTCTTAATGATTTCTTAAAAAAAGATCAGCAGCTCGTAAAAAAACAACCTACTGCACTATCCGGAGAGGATTTAAAAGAAGGGATCACTGCCGTAATTTCGGTAAAAATTCCTCAACCTCAGTTTAACTCTCAGACAAAAGAAAAATTAGTAAACGCAGAGATCAAAGGGATCATGCAAACTCTAACTGGAGAAGGTCTCTCTCTTTTCTTCGAAGAGAATCCTGCTATTACTAAAAAAATATTAGAAAAATGTATATTATCAGCTAAGGCTCGAGAGGCCGCCCGTAAGGCTCGTGATTTAACTCGTCGTAAATCTGTATTAGAAGGTGGTGGTCTTCCGGGAAAATTGGCGGACTGTTCCGAAAAGGATCCTGCTGCTTCTGAACTTTATATAGTAGAGGGAGATTCTGCAGGCGGTTCCGCTAAGCAGGGAAGAGATCGACATTACCAGGCAATTCTTCCTCTAAAAGGAAAAATTCTGAACGTAGAAAAAGCACGTTTAGATAAAATTCTTGGTAACGAAGAAATTCGTACATTGGTTTCTGCTTTAGGAACCGGGATCGGCGAAGATGAATTTAATGTAGATAAAGCCCGTTATCATAAGATTTTTATTATGACGGATGCGGATATTGACGGTTCTCATATTCGCACATTACTTCTTACATTCTTCTTCCGTTATATGAAACCTATTATTGAAAAGGGGTTTCTATATGTCGCACAACCTCCATTGTATTTGATTAAACACGGCAAGACATCCGTTTATCTATTCTCTGATAAAGAGAAGGATGAGTATTTAAAATCTCTAGGAACGGAAAAGGCAGTCATCCAACGATATAAAGGTTTAGGTGAAATGAATCCTGAACAACTTTGGGAGACAACCATGGATCCTGAAAAACGAGTCGTTCTAAAAGTAAAACTCGATGATTATGTAGAAGCAGAAGATACATTTAATATACTTATGGGTGACGAAGTAAATCCGAGACGTCGCTTTATCGAGGTCAACGCGGCAAAAGTTGCGAATCTTGATCTTTAA
- a CDS encoding SH3 domain-containing protein, with the protein MKYLNPFNSAFFFLILVVSFFWSCASSGGKGFGYVTGNAVSLYEKPSAKSKKLVQIGSSSNYEVIEAGIPDKENGSKVLWYKISSPKGSGYLSYDEELVKANIATFLPPKNDRFALVTANPLQLREQPTLKSKVLAKLPAKTLVEIQNESKQESKLDGKSGSWLQIKTTDGKSGYAYSAYLMRAATAEELKAIENLVVSDSGWADVIGTPNLVYRFENGKFLFSKKPSDFPGIGQAFPFENKVITPKSKVFYSFGKSNIYVGSEFVKTYPDYSTLSLRHLSPDFDKKLAEAIIKNISKDTDFEKTTYEETSFGKRSIYQVSHLEKKKSSYEEYNILYFFLKDGGNYTMLEGDFRDVDITDIDNDGTPEIVSSYSEGRSGYSYTKIYRFNGSKFELLIQNNDECSYITYSSGSGTITENTGLCEGQTNREITYKLVKGKLVQN; encoded by the coding sequence ATGAAATACCTAAACCCCTTTAATTCAGCCTTTTTTTTTCTAATCCTAGTCGTTTCTTTTTTCTGGTCTTGTGCCTCCTCTGGAGGTAAAGGGTTCGGATACGTAACTGGAAATGCAGTTTCCCTTTATGAAAAACCCTCTGCGAAGAGCAAGAAGCTAGTTCAAATCGGTTCTTCTTCAAATTACGAAGTAATAGAAGCAGGGATTCCTGATAAAGAAAACGGCTCTAAAGTACTTTGGTACAAAATTAGTAGCCCTAAAGGTTCCGGATATCTTTCTTACGACGAAGAATTAGTAAAAGCAAATATAGCCACATTTTTACCGCCTAAGAATGATCGATTTGCATTGGTAACAGCAAACCCGTTACAACTTCGAGAGCAGCCGACTTTAAAATCAAAAGTTCTCGCGAAGTTACCTGCAAAAACACTAGTAGAGATTCAAAATGAATCAAAACAGGAGTCAAAGTTAGATGGAAAGTCAGGTAGCTGGCTCCAAATCAAAACTACAGATGGAAAATCAGGTTACGCATACTCCGCTTACTTAATGAGAGCAGCAACCGCAGAAGAACTGAAAGCGATCGAAAATTTAGTGGTAAGTGACTCTGGCTGGGCAGACGTTATCGGGACTCCGAACTTAGTTTACAGATTCGAAAACGGTAAATTCCTATTTTCCAAAAAACCTTCAGATTTCCCAGGAATCGGACAGGCATTCCCGTTCGAAAACAAAGTAATTACTCCTAAAAGTAAAGTTTTCTATAGTTTCGGAAAATCTAATATATATGTTGGTTCGGAGTTTGTAAAAACTTATCCTGATTATTCTACTTTAAGTTTAAGACATCTGTCACCTGATTTTGATAAAAAACTTGCAGAGGCTATCATCAAGAACATTTCGAAGGATACGGATTTTGAAAAAACAACTTATGAAGAAACTTCCTTCGGTAAAAGATCAATTTATCAAGTAAGTCATTTAGAAAAGAAAAAGTCTAGTTATGAAGAATATAATATTCTGTATTTCTTTCTAAAAGATGGGGGTAATTACACCATGTTAGAAGGGGATTTCAGAGACGTAGATATTACGGACATCGATAACGATGGAACCCCGGAAATCGTTTCCTCTTATTCGGAAGGTAGAAGCGGTTATTCATATACTAAAATTTATAGATTTAACGGTTCTAAATTCGAGCTGTTGATTCAGAATAATGACGAATGTTCTTATATAACTTATTCTTCCGGCTCTGGTACGATAACCGAAAATACAGGATTATGCGAAGGGCAGACGAACAGAGAAATCACTTACAAATTAGTGAAAGGTAAATTAGTACAAAATTAA
- a CDS encoding multiheme c-type cytochrome: MNFQFRVIRISKIVAFVFILISLANLKSDNLTNDIKNVLGFDKGIHPVGFDLKTDSIRDKNTGKLLESAADCKSCHKEIYENWFSSRHRVAHTNKLYRHSFSVEPMEWCENCHSPLKTISSNSLYKPEEGISCNVCHVRSGHIITEKLPSDAAKLYHQYKVVPDFASDKLCGSCHQFNFPTWQTLSNSSKTIQYSSLTMQGTVEEWENSGFAKDSDCLDCHLSPGTKKSHNFRGGHSLEDLKKSLMVEAKYVSSKTIMLKVKSIGIGHAYPTGDLFRALRLKVFSKDGVSVGEYILRKLYKVTSREERADSSNPKKLLYDTRIPAPDEGQNWAEKEFYLDRSDRPRSLKIELWIDYLNDVEKILSPIDKKESMKNIIRETIIIEDRNEYTEKESG; the protein is encoded by the coding sequence ATGAATTTTCAGTTTCGTGTTATTCGTATTAGCAAGATTGTGGCGTTTGTTTTCATTTTAATCTCTTTAGCAAATTTAAAATCCGATAATCTTACGAACGATATTAAAAACGTTTTAGGTTTTGATAAAGGAATCCATCCAGTCGGATTTGATTTAAAAACTGATTCGATTCGAGATAAAAATACCGGTAAACTTTTAGAATCTGCAGCTGACTGCAAATCCTGTCATAAAGAGATTTATGAAAATTGGTTCTCATCAAGGCATCGAGTCGCCCATACAAATAAGCTTTACAGACATAGTTTTTCAGTGGAACCAATGGAATGGTGTGAAAATTGTCATTCACCTCTGAAAACGATTTCCTCGAATTCTTTATATAAACCGGAAGAAGGCATTTCTTGTAATGTTTGTCATGTAAGAAGTGGACACATTATCACGGAAAAACTTCCGAGCGATGCTGCTAAGTTATATCATCAATACAAAGTTGTACCAGATTTCGCTTCTGATAAACTTTGCGGTTCTTGTCATCAATTCAACTTCCCGACCTGGCAAACTTTATCAAACTCTTCTAAAACTATTCAGTATTCCAGTCTAACTATGCAAGGGACTGTAGAAGAATGGGAGAATTCCGGTTTTGCGAAAGACTCGGATTGTTTGGATTGTCATTTATCTCCCGGAACAAAGAAGAGTCATAACTTTCGAGGAGGTCATTCACTTGAAGACCTGAAAAAAAGTTTGATGGTCGAGGCAAAATACGTTTCATCAAAAACAATTATGCTTAAGGTAAAATCCATTGGTATAGGACATGCTTATCCTACTGGAGATTTATTTCGGGCATTGAGATTGAAGGTTTTTTCTAAAGATGGAGTTTCTGTCGGAGAATATATACTTAGAAAACTTTATAAAGTGACCTCTAGAGAAGAAAGAGCCGATTCTTCTAATCCGAAAAAACTTTTATACGATACTAGAATCCCTGCGCCTGACGAGGGCCAGAACTGGGCAGAAAAAGAATTTTATTTAGATCGGTCGGATAGACCTCGTAGTCTTAAGATAGAGTTATGGATAGACTATTTGAATGATGTAGAAAAGATCCTTTCTCCAATCGATAAGAAAGAAAGTATGAAGAATATTATTAGAGAAACGATTATAATTGAAGATAGAAACGAATATACTGAAAAAGAATCCGGATAA
- the lenA gene encoding lipoprotein LenA, with amino-acid sequence MKIGKKLSSVILMLAILFLAACKKQEEAPTAQIIGTKYSGWDQWIYKKPGTTEKSEQLTIVYGNEEVTGLEIVNHESTDSKGVKTTAEYIKVRTVDGKEGYAALKNFFDAVLFVIADGAQAFAKNSLTSPSKGKLERGMSCFELEASGDFSKVRCYAAIIKGGKLNNLYDVWIQPDSPSISKDPLLGDSIRNLKTASNKLIEAEKATDPAKQEELKTAAAKALKAVAEKGDAYLEDANTLASEYGLTITE; translated from the coding sequence ATGAAAATAGGCAAAAAGCTTTCGAGTGTAATATTAATGCTCGCAATCTTGTTTTTAGCTGCTTGCAAGAAACAGGAAGAAGCCCCGACTGCTCAAATTATCGGAACCAAATATTCCGGTTGGGATCAGTGGATTTACAAAAAACCTGGAACAACTGAAAAGTCGGAACAGCTAACTATTGTATACGGAAATGAAGAAGTTACCGGTTTGGAAATCGTAAATCACGAATCCACCGATTCCAAAGGTGTAAAGACTACTGCGGAATATATTAAGGTAAGGACCGTAGATGGTAAAGAAGGATACGCCGCGTTGAAAAACTTCTTTGATGCAGTATTATTTGTAATTGCCGACGGTGCACAAGCATTTGCTAAAAACTCACTAACCTCCCCTTCAAAAGGAAAATTGGAGAGAGGAATGTCTTGCTTCGAATTAGAAGCGAGTGGTGACTTTTCAAAAGTTCGTTGCTATGCTGCGATCATAAAAGGCGGTAAATTGAATAATCTTTATGATGTTTGGATCCAACCTGACTCACCAAGTATTTCAAAAGACCCTCTACTTGGAGACAGTATTCGTAACCTAAAAACTGCTAGTAATAAGCTTATTGAAGCAGAAAAGGCGACAGATCCTGCTAAACAAGAAGAGCTAAAGACTGCCGCTGCAAAAGCTTTAAAAGCTGTAGCAGAGAAAGGTGATGCTTATTTGGAAGATGCAAATACTCTTGCTAGTGAGTATGGACTAACAATTACAGAGTAA